Below is a window of Leifsonia sp. NPDC080035 DNA.
CGCCGTGCTGGCGCTGGTCGCGATCGCCGGGGGCGCCGCGCCGAAGACCGGACTCGGGTCGCCGGCCGCGCTCGGCGCCGGCGGCGTGTACGGGATCCTGCAGTCGGCCGGCCTGCTGTTCTTCGCGTTCGCGGGGTACGCCCGGATCGCCACGATGGGGGAGGAGGTGCGCGAGCCGGGGCGCACCATTCCGCGTGCCGTGACGCTGGCCCTCGGGATCACCGTGGTCGTGTACGGGGTCGTCGCGGTGACCGTGCTGCTGGTGCTCGGCGCCGCGGGGACCGCGGGATCGGCGGCCCCGCTGGCCGACACGGTGGCGGCGGCGGGCTGGGGATGGGCGGCTCCGGTCGTGCGCGTCGGGGCGGCCACGGCCTCCCTCGGCGCCCTGCTGGCCCTGGTCGCGGGGATCGGCCGCACGACCCTGGCGATGGCCAGGGAGGGCGACCTGCCCCGCGCGCTCGCCGTCGTGCATCCCCGCTGGCGGGTGCCGAGGCGGGCGGAACTGGTGCTCGGTGCCGTCGTGATCGTGCTCGTGCTGCTGGTCGACCTCCGCGGGGCGATCGCCTTCTCATCGTTCGGCGTGCTGCTCTACTACTTCGTGGCGAACGCGGCGGCGCTCCGGCAGCGCGGCGAGGCGCGCCGCTACCCGCGATGGTTGCAGATCGCCGGGATGGCCGGGTGCGCCGTCCTCGCCGTCACCCTCCCGCTCGTCGGTGTCCTCGTCGGGGTCGCCGTCGTCGTGGTCGGCTTCGCCGTGCGCGCCGTCCGGCTCGCCGTGGAACGCAGGGCGGGATGACCCGGCGACCGGATGCCGCTGCCTCGGCCCCGGGGCGCGGGTCTGAGAGGATGAGGGCGTGACCGCATCCTCGTCCTCCGTCCTGCTCGTGATCGACCTGCAGAAGGGGGTGCTGCCGGGATGCTTCGACGCCGACGGGGTCGTCGAGCGCACGGCCGCGCTCGTCCAGCGCGCTCGCGCCGAGGGCGCGCCGGTCGTCTGGGTGCAGCACGAGGAGGAGGGCATGCCGTACCGCAGCGAAGACTGGCACCTGGTTGACGCCCTGGTCCCGGCCGACGGCGAGCCGCGCGTTCGCAAGGCCTACCGCGACGCCTTCGCCGACACCGAGCTGGACGAGGTGCTCGAGCGTCTGGATGCGACGCGCCTGGTGGTCGCCGGCGCGCAGAGCGACTACTGCATCCACACGACCACGCAGAGCGCCGCGGTGCGCGGCTACGACGTCGTGCTGGTCGGGGACGCGCACACGACGGTCGACACCGAGTGGGACGGCGTCGCCATCAGCGGCGAGCAGATCGTCGCGCACACCAACCGCTACTTCGCCGGCCTGCGCTATCCCGACCAGGAGTTCGCGGTCGCTCCCGCCGCCACCGTCGCCCTCTGAGCCCGCCGAGGGGCACGTCGTTGTCGCTTTCGCGGCCCGCAAGCGACAACAACGTGCCCTCGGCGGCTGACGCGACGGGAGGGGTGCGCCTAGGGCCGCCAGCGCAGCTCGATGATCTCGTGGGCGTCGCTCAGGTAGAAGACGTTCTGCGTGCCGTCGTCCACCTCCACGAACGCGGCGGCATCACCGACCACCGCCGGGGCGCCCACCCTGGCCGCGATGTCGTTCACGTGCCACGCGCCTGCGCTCCACCACAGCTCGTGGATGTGCGAGTCCGTGCCCGCGTAGAACACATGTTGGGTGGCGACCGGCTGGAAGAGGCCGGACTCGAAGGCGTAGCAGGCGGGACTCGAGCCCTGGGACGCGGGAGTCGTCGCGGACGCAGCGGCGGTCAGGTCGTTGTGGTGCCAGCCGGCGGTGCTCCACCACAGCTCGTGGACGTGCCCGTCCGTGCCGACGTAGTCGACGTGCTGCGTCCCCTCGCCGCGGAACACGTAGCCGTGGATCGTCTCGCACTCGGACACGCCCGGCGCCCCGGTCGCCGCGGTCAGGTCGCCCCAGTGCCAGCCGGAAGCGTCGGCCCAGTACTCGATGATGTGCCCTGGCTGCAGCTCCGCCGACGTGTGCACGATGACATGGGCGGTCCGCTGATCCTCGAACGAGTAGCCCACCGGAGCCGAGAGCGGGTCGGCGTTCGGCGCTCCGGCCGCGGCCGTCAGGTCCAGGTGGTGCCAGCCGTCGCCGGAGTTGCTCAGCTCGTGGACGTGCAGGTCCCTGCCCTGGTAGACGACGCGCTGGGTGCCGTCGTAGTACGTCTCGTAACCGGACGGCTGGCCGATCGCGAGCGGGGCGTGCGCGGCGTTCGTGAGGTCGTTCGCGTTCCAGCCGTCGTCGCTCGTGTACCAGAGCTCGTGCACGTGACCGTCGAACTGCCTGCCCTGATAGACGACGTGCTGCGAGCCCTGGTGCGCCCAGATGTAGCCGTTCGCGTTGGTCGCGGCGGCGGCGCCTCCCGCCTCCGAGACCAAGTTCTTCACGTGCCAGTCGTCGCTCTGGCTGCAGTACAGCTCGTACAGCTGGCCGTCATCGCCGTTGGTGCTGTCGAAGCCTTGGAAGACGACGTGCCGGGTGAACTGCGCGAACAGCCACGCCGTCGGCTGGTAGACGGCCTCGCGCGCTCCCGCGGTGGTGGTCGTGAGGTTCTTGATGCTCCATCCCATGGTGTGCTCCGATCTCGAACGCACCCAGGGTAGGACCGTGGACGCCGAACGGGGCCCCGGAAAATCCGGGAGCCCCGTTCGGCGCCGCGGAGGCGGCTAGACCTGCGCGCCGAGCTTGAAGCCCTTCTCCTCGTCGCCCTTGCGGGTGTACGAGAAGCCGTCGGCGCCGATGGTGACCTCCATCTCGGAGTCGTCGGTGCGAGCCTGAAGCGGCTTGGGGTTGCCGTCCAGGTCGAGCACGAGCGAGGCGTCCGTGTACCAGGACGGCACGACCGGGTTTCCCCACCAGTCGCGGCGCTGGTTGTCGTGCACGTCCCAGGTGACGACGGGGTTGTCCGGGTCGCCGGTGTAGTAGTCCTGCGTGTAGATCTCGACACGGTGGCCGTCGGGGTCGCGCAGGTACAGGTAGAACGCGTTCGATACGCCGTGCCGGCCGGGGCCGCGCTCGATGACGTCGCTCATGCGCAGCGCGCCGAGCTTGTCGCAGATCGCGATGATGTTGTGCTTCTCGTGCGTGGCGAACGCGACGTGGTGCATGCGCGGGCCGTCGCCGCCGGTCATCGCGGTGTCGTGCACGGTGGGCTTGCGGCGCATCCAGGCGGCGTACGTGGTGCCCTCCGCGTCCTGGATGTCCTCGGTGACGCGGAAGCCGAGGTCCTCCATGTACTTCACGGCGCGCGGGACGTCCGGGGTCACCTGGTTGAAGTGGTCGAGGCGGACGAGCGCGCCCGGCGTGTAGAGGTCGTAACGCCAGGCGAGGCGCTCGACGTGCTGCACGTCGTAGAAGAACTCGTACGGGAAGCCCAGCGGGTCCTCGACGCGGACGGAGTCGCCGACGCCCTTCGTGTAGCCCTCGGCGCGACGCTCGACGCGGCAGCCGAGCTCGGTGTAGAACGCGACGGCGCGGTCCAGGTCCTCCGGGGTGCGCACACGGTAGGCGAACGCGGCGACCGCGGCCACCGGGCCCTTCCGCAGCACGAGGTTGTGGTGGATGAACTCCTCGAAGCTGCGCAGGTAGACGGCGTCCTCGTCCTCTTCGGTGACCACCAGGTCCAGCACGTTCACGTAGAAGTTGCGGCTGGCCTCGAGGTCCGTGACGACGAGCTCCATGTAGGCGCAGCGGACGACGTCCGGCGGGGTGGCCTTCGGGGTGGGGATGCGGTCCGCCGGCGCCGGGACCGGGTCGCTGCCGGTCACGGTGGGCTCCGGGGAGTCGGGGGTGATGGTCATGGTGCTGTGTTTCCTCTTCGTCGAGTGGTGGTGGTTCATGTCGTTCGTGTCGTGCGCGTCGCGCTCAGGCGTCGCCGGCGTCTTCGGCCGCCTCGGCGGCCTGCTCCGGCGTGTGCTCCGTCGCGCCGAAGCGGGCGGTGTGCACCGCGCCGAGCGTGATGTGCACGGCCTGCTGGTCGGTGTAGAAGTCGATGGAGCGGTAGCCGCCCTCGTGCCCGAGGCCCGACGCCTTCACGCCGCCGAACGGGGTGCGCAGGTCGCGGACGTTGTGCGAGTTCAGCCACACCATCCCCGCCTCCACGTTCTGGGCGAAGGTGTGCGCGCGCTCCAGGTTGCTGGTCCAGATGTAGGCGGCCAGGCCGTAGCGGACACCGTTGGCGAGCTCCAGCGCCTCCTCGTCGGAGTCGAACGGGGTGATCGCGACGACCGGGCCGAAGATCTCCTCCTGGAAGATGCGGGCGTCCGGCTTCACGTCGGCGAAGACCGTCGGCGCGACGTAGTTGCCGTGCTCCAGGCCGGCCGGACGGCCGCCGCCGGCGAGCAGACGGCCCTCCTGCTTGCCGATCTCGACGTAGCTCATCACCTTCTCGTGGTGCTCGGGGTGCACGAGCGCGCCCACCTCGGTCTTCGGGTCATGCGGATCGCCGACCACGATGTTCTTCGCGCGGGCGGCGTAGCGCTCGCAGAACTCCTCGT
It encodes the following:
- the hpaD gene encoding 3,4-dihydroxyphenylacetate 2,3-dioxygenase; the encoded protein is MTITPDSPEPTVTGSDPVPAPADRIPTPKATPPDVVRCAYMELVVTDLEASRNFYVNVLDLVVTEEDEDAVYLRSFEEFIHHNLVLRKGPVAAVAAFAYRVRTPEDLDRAVAFYTELGCRVERRAEGYTKGVGDSVRVEDPLGFPYEFFYDVQHVERLAWRYDLYTPGALVRLDHFNQVTPDVPRAVKYMEDLGFRVTEDIQDAEGTTYAAWMRRKPTVHDTAMTGGDGPRMHHVAFATHEKHNIIAICDKLGALRMSDVIERGPGRHGVSNAFYLYLRDPDGHRVEIYTQDYYTGDPDNPVVTWDVHDNQRRDWWGNPVVPSWYTDASLVLDLDGNPKPLQARTDDSEMEVTIGADGFSYTRKGDEEKGFKLGAQV
- a CDS encoding cysteine hydrolase family protein, whose protein sequence is MTASSSSVLLVIDLQKGVLPGCFDADGVVERTAALVQRARAEGAPVVWVQHEEEGMPYRSEDWHLVDALVPADGEPRVRKAYRDAFADTELDEVLERLDATRLVVAGAQSDYCIHTTTQSAAVRGYDVVLVGDAHTTVDTEWDGVAISGEQIVAHTNRYFAGLRYPDQEFAVAPAATVAL
- a CDS encoding APC family permease, which encodes MTQPSLQRRLGLGDAVFIGLGSMIGAGVFSAFAPAAHAAGGGLLIGLLLAAGVAFCNATASAQLAAVHPTSGGTYAYGRAELGDWWGFAAGWSFVVGKTASCAAMALTFAAYAAPPGWERPVAAIAVAALVAVNAFGVTRTAQLTRILVVVSLAVLALVAIAGGAAPKTGLGSPAALGAGGVYGILQSAGLLFFAFAGYARIATMGEEVREPGRTIPRAVTLALGITVVVYGVVAVTVLLVLGAAGTAGSAAPLADTVAAAGWGWAAPVVRVGAATASLGALLALVAGIGRTTLAMAREGDLPRALAVVHPRWRVPRRAELVLGAVVIVLVLLVDLRGAIAFSSFGVLLYYFVANAAALRQRGEARRYPRWLQIAGMAGCAVLAVTLPLVGVLVGVAVVVVGFAVRAVRLAVERRAG